From Carassius gibelio isolate Cgi1373 ecotype wild population from Czech Republic chromosome B23, carGib1.2-hapl.c, whole genome shotgun sequence, the proteins below share one genomic window:
- the LOC128012191 gene encoding sterile alpha motif domain-containing protein 10-like isoform X2, translating into MAVDAASSFSFCRAALEHTVSADELNYQLPRKPGGNLTWHEGRGQRVTRRTVKLLQQPGTEGIQIQPGEAFTVYHTSPTLSSLCKPVVLWTQQDVCKWLKKHCPHNYLTYVEAFSHHAITGRALLRLNGEKLERMGIIQETLRQEVLQQVLQLQVREEVRNLQLLSRASFGNIS; encoded by the exons CTGCGTCCAGCTTCAGCTTCTGTCGGGCTGCGCTGGAGCACACAGTCTCAGCAGATGAGCTCAACTATCAGCTGCCACGCAAGCCCGGGGGCAACCTGACCTGGCATGAGGGACGCGGTCAGAGGGTGACGAGGAGGACCGTCAAACTGCTGCAGCAGCCCGGCACAGAAGGAATACAG ATCCAGCCAGGAGAGGCCTTCACTGTATACCACACCAGCCCGACGCTGTCCAGCTTGTGTAAACCAGTGGTGCTGTGGACCCAGCAGGACGTGTGTAAGTGGCTGAAGAAACACTGTCCACACAATTACCTGACCTATGTGGAGGCCTTCTCTCACCACGCCATCACAG GTCGTGCCCTGTTGCGGTTGAACGGAGAGAAGCTGGAGAGGATGGGTATAATCCAAGAGACACTGAGACAGGAAGTCCTCCAGCAGGTCCTACAGCTACAGGTCAGAGAGGAAGTGCGTAATCTACAGCTGCTCAGCAGAG